The following is a genomic window from Aeromonas sp. FDAARGOS 1405.
AGGTGGTCTGCAAGCGCGAGCCTTCTTCTGCGAAACGAGCCACATCGCTCTTGCGGATCATGTAACCGGTCACCCGCACCAGATCGCTGTCGGCCACGTTGGCGGTGAACTCGCGCATACCGATAGCGAGCGCCCCTTTGCAGAGCTGCAACAGCGCCTGCGGGTTCTGGCGGATGGTGGGATCCAGCGTCAGGATCTCGCTGATCCCCGAATGGTAATAAGTGTGGTGCGGTGCCAGCGCCAACACATGACTGGCGGGATCCGGCTCATGACCATAAGGGATGCGCACCCCGGGAGTCACAGCCACATCGATGCTGAGGCCACCCTGTGAGTGCAGCAGCGCGCGCCCCCCCCAGGCGTGGGTTTGCGGCGTCGCAGTGACATATTCCGAGAGCTGAGCCGAGATGCGATAGCCAAGCTGATTCGCCTCGTCGTCGTGTCCATAACGATCTGGCAGATTCTCTTTATCCATCAGGATATTCACCGCTTCCGCCATGCCGTAGATGCCGAACATGGGGACAAAGCGCTCCTCATCCAGCAGCCCCTCCTTGACCAGGAAGCAGTCGAAGAAACCGGACTCCTCGTGCAGGAAGGCGGCTCTCGCCTCGATCAGTTGCGAGGCCAGACGGCAGTAGTGGGGCAACAGGCAGCCGAGGAAATCATCTATACCCTGAGCCTGCTCGGCGACCCGCTTGAGGGAGATGCGCACCAGGGTATTGGCGCCACCCGCCTGCGGCAGGGCGTTGTAGCAGCTGACGATACCAAAACCACGCTGGTCGAAGGTATCGCGATGGATCGGGTAGTTGGCGATGTGCGGCTTGCTGCACTCGGCAATGTTCTTCACCGCCTGCAGCAGCAGATCGTCCGGGGTCTGCTCCGGATCGTGGAAAAAGGTGAGGTTTGGCGCCACCTGCTTGAGCTCGTTGTCGATGCGCAGGATCAGGCGGCAGATCCGGTTGTCATCGGGGCCGATGTTGACGTGCATAAAGGCGTCCGGCAGCACCCGGTCCAGATAGACCCAGAACCCCTTCAGCTTGCGATAGAGAGTCTCGTCATCCAGTTCGCCGACGAAGGGCAGCAGCAGGTGGTCGAGCCGCCCCAGCCAGACCGGCATGCCGGTGACCGAGGGGACATGGTGATAGAGGATGCGCAGGGCATCGAGCGCCTCGTCGAAATCCTGCGGCGCCGCCAGCTCCAGCCAGGGAGAGCCCTGAGTCAGGAATTTTTCATAGTCCGGCAGTACATAACGTGGCTTGTAGGGGGCGTGCCCTTCGAACATGTCGCAGATAAATCCCTGCGCCATCGCCTCGGCGACTGCAGCAGGCAGGTCGGGGTAGGGCAATGCATTC
Proteins encoded in this region:
- a CDS encoding YjjI family glycine radical enzyme, translating into MSLTETCQRIVRDPHLSAAQKSHALALAAENALPYPDLPAAVAEAMAQGFICDMFEGHAPYKPRYVLPDYEKFLTQGSPWLELAAPQDFDEALDALRILYHHVPSVTGMPVWLGRLDHLLLPFVGELDDETLYRKLKGFWVYLDRVLPDAFMHVNIGPDDNRICRLILRIDNELKQVAPNLTFFHDPEQTPDDLLLQAVKNIAECSKPHIANYPIHRDTFDQRGFGIVSCYNALPQAGGANTLVRISLKRVAEQAQGIDDFLGCLLPHYCRLASQLIEARAAFLHEESGFFDCFLVKEGLLDEERFVPMFGIYGMAEAVNILMDKENLPDRYGHDDEANQLGYRISAQLSEYVTATPQTHAWGGRALLHSQGGLSIDVAVTPGVRIPYGHEPDPASHVLALAPHHTYYHSGISEILTLDPTIRQNPQALLQLCKGALAIGMREFTANVADSDLVRVTGYMIRKSDVARFAEEGSRLQTTCLGAEASEVTAIRQRAPRVVAHESTICEY